TCCCGCTGTCCGACGCCACGGCGATCAGCTTTCTCAACCCGGTGCTTGGCATGATCCTCGCCATTCCGCTCTTGGGCGAGCGTGTCGGACCGGTGCGATGGGCGGCGGCGGTGATCGCCCTGACGGGGGCCGCAATCCTGATCCGTCCCGGCAGTGGCGTGGTTGAAACCGGCGCATTGCTTGCACTTGGCGCAGCGCTCTGTCTTGGGGCAGAGCTGATTTTCCTCAAGCGCCTCTCGGGGCGCGAAGGGCCTTGGCAGATCTTGCTTGTGAACAACGCGATTGGCCTCAGCATCGCGACGCTGGCGGTGATCTGGGTCTGGGCACCGCCAACCCCCGCCCAATGGGCAGCCCTTGCCGCGCTCGGCGTCCTTATGGCGCTGGCGCAGATGGCCTTCGTCAATGCCATGGCGCGGGGCGATGCCAGCTATGTCGCCCCGTTCTTTTATACGGCGCTGATCTTTGCCGGGCTTTATGACGGGCTGGTGTTCGGGGTTTGGCCCGACATCACCTCGATCACCGGTGCGGCGGTGATCCTCTGCGGGGCGGGGTTGCTGATCTGGCGCGAAGGGCGGCGGCGGCGCGTGCCGGTGACGTAACGCCGCCTTTGACAAATAGCCCCCAGCTTGGCCTAGATACCGATCAAGGGAGAGGGCTCATGCCACTGATCATTCTGTTGCCGATGGTCATTTTGGGCATCGCGGGCGTCGCGGTGCTTTTGCATGTTCTGGGCTTGTCGCGTCGGGCTATCCTGGCGGATGATGCGGCGGCACGAGCGGCATGGCTGCGCGAATTTCCCGAAGACACACCCAAGCGCATCCGACGGTGCCACACGCACAACGCCGCGCTGATCGAGACAGCCCGCGGCCTTGGCGTGGTCTGGCCAATGGGCGCAGACACCACCGCCCGCTATCTGAAGGGTGCGCGGGTTCGGCAGGGCAAATCCGGCCTTACGCTTGATTTGCCCGACTATACCGCCCCCCGAATTCACCTCAGACTGTCCCCCGATGAAGCCAAGACTTGGCACAGACTATTGGAGTCTTGCGCATGACCGATGCACTGACCTATCCCGACGTGGTCACCTGGGCTGTGCCGTTCTTTATCGCGGCGATCCTTGCAGAGCTCTTGTGGATCGTGATCCGGGGGCGTGGCGGCCGCTATGAGACGCGCGATGCGCTAACCTCGCTCTTGATGGGGGCGGGCAATGTGGCCGAAGGCATCGTGCTGGGGTTTGTCGCCTATGGGTTTTTCATGGTGCTGTGGCAGATCACGCCGCTTGATCTGGGGCATTCGATCTGGGTGATCCTGCTCTGCTTTGTGCTTGATGATCTGCGGTACTACTGGGTGCATCGGTTCGGGCATCGCATCCGCTGGGTCTGGGCAAGCCACGTCAATCACCACTCGTCGCAGCATTACAACCTGACCACGGCGCTGCGGCAAACATGGACCGGCACCTTTACCTTTATGATGATCGTGCGCGCGGCCCTGATCCTGTTGGGCTTTCACCCGGCCATGGTGCTTTTCGTGGGGGGGCTCAATCTCATCTATCAATTCTGGATCCACACCGAGGCGATCGGCCGCCTGCCCCGCTGGGTCGAGGCGGTGATGAACACGCCCTCGCATCACCGGGTTCATCATGGGCGCAATCCGCGCTACCTTGATTGCAACTATGCCGGGGTTTTCATTATCTGGGACAAGATGTTTGGCACCTTCGTGCCGGAACTTGACCGGGAAAAAGTGGATTACGGCCTTGTCCACAACCTTGGCACCTTTAACCCGCTGCGGGTGGCCCTGCACGAGTGGATCGGCATCTGGCGCGATGCAACGCAACCGGGGCTGACATGGCGCGAGCGGTTGAACTATTGCCTCATGCCCCCCGGCTGGAGCCATGACAACAGCCGGGGCACATCCCAGACCATCAAGGCGCGCTATCTGGCCACCCATCCCGAAGAGGCGGGCACGCCGGGGCTGCCATCCCCGGGAACCCCCATTCGTTAGGCGTGTTCGCCGTCGCCCAGTGGTACGATTTTGACCGAACGCTCGAAAATCGCGAGGGTACAGCCGCGATTGGCCCGCAAATGCGCCCGCTCTTGGCCTGATCCGCCTACCAGCGCCCCGACAGAGCGCGCACCATCAGGCTCAGGCGCGCGCGCGCCGGTGCCACCGCAAGCCGTCCTTCAGCCACTGCGCGCGGATCACGCGCCGCTTGTCGCAGCAGCGGCCCCGCCAGCCAAAGCGGCAAGAATGCCGCCCCCGCCATGTGGGACACCTGCCCGCGCGCCCTGCGCGCCCGGCGCAGGCGCACCAACCCATCCTTGGCCAAGGCTTGCACCGCCTCGGGGCGACCATCCACCAAAGGCTTGCGGCCCGCCGCCTCGAGCGCCGGAATGGCCCGAAACCAATTGGCAAGGCCCAGCGCATAGCCCGCATTCCGCGCCACCTCGGGCGCAGCAGGGCCAAGCGCCCGTACTGCGGCTTGCATGAGATTGCCCGAGGTGGTCTCGATATACTGCGTGAACTGGGCTGCATCCTCAAAGGGATCACGCGCGATATCCCATCGCCGCGCCTCGACCAGATCCGCCAGCAGCGCGGCACCGGGCGCGTCGAGCACATGCGCCAAGGGTGTCACCACCTCGTGCCGCCGCACCAGACCGCCCGCCGCGATTTCGTCCAAGGCATCGGCCCACCATTGCAGCCGCATCTCGGCGATCATCGGCTCTTGCGTGACCCAAGGCGCGCGCGCCACCTCGAGGTTGAACGCATAGACCGGGAACAGCACCGCACGTGCCGCCACCGGCGCCGCCATTGCGGCCATGAAGCGGTCAGGATCAGCGCGGCGCACCAGATCGGCGCAGGCGGTCAAATCCGCGTCAAACCGTTGGCTCACGCCGCGCCCTGCCGGTGCAAAAGCTTCCAGTTGATCGCATCGAGCAGCGCCTCGAAACTGGCGTCCACGATATTGGGGCTGACCCCCACCGTGGACCAGCGCCGCCCCTGCCCATCCTCGCTGTCGATGATGACGCGCGTTGCGGCCTCGGTGCCGCCTTGGGTGATCCGCACCTTGAAATCCACCAGCCGCATATCGTCGATCTGACCCTGATAGCGGCCCAGATCCTTGGCCAGCGCCTTGGCCAGCGCGTTGACCGGCCCCCGGTCGCAGCCGTGATCATCCATCGACTCGGATACCGAGAGCTTCTTGTCGCCGTCCACCTTGACCACAACCACCGCCTCGGACAGGCTGACCATGCGGTCATACTTGTTCTTGCGGCGCTCTACCGTCACCTTGTAGCGCTTGACCTCGAAGAAGGCGGGCATCTGGCCCAGTTCCTTGCGCGCGAGGATCTCGAAACTCGCCTGCGCGCTGTCATAGGTATAGCCCTCTTCCTCGCGCGCCTTGATTGTCTCCAAGAGGCGTGCCAATGCCGGATCGCCCGGCTCCACCACAATCCCCGCCTCGCTCAGACGCTGGCGCAGGTTCGATTGCCCGGCCTGATTGGACATCGGGATGATGCGCTGATTGCCGACGCAGGCGGGATCGACATGCTCATAGGTCGAGGGATCTTTGAGGATGGCACTGGCATGCAGCCCCGCCTTGTGGGCAAAGGCCGAGGCCCCCACATAGGCCGCCTGCCGCAGAGGCACGCGGTTGAGGATTTCGTCCAACTGTCGGCTGATCGCGGTGAGGCTGCGCAATCCCTCAAGGCTTACCCCGGTCTCATACCGGCTGGCATATGGCTCTTTGAGCAGCAACGTCGGGATCAGCGTGGTGAGGTTGGCATTGCCGCACCGCTCGCCCAGACCATTGAGCGTGCCTTGTATCTGCCGCACGCCCGCATCCACCGCCGCAAGGCTGCCCGCCACCGCATTGCCGGTGTCGTCATGAGTGTGAATGCCCAGGCGGTCGCCGGGAATGCCCGCCGCGATCACCTCAGAGACAATCCGCCCAATCTGCGGCGGCAGCGTGCCACCATTGGTATCGCAGAGCACGATCCAGCGCGCCCCTGCCTCTAGCGCGGCGCGCAGACATTCCAGCGCATAGGCGGGGTTGGCGGTATAGCCGTCAAAGAAATGCTCGGCATCAAAGAGCGCCTCGCGCCCCTCAGCGACCAGATGGGCGATGGATTTGGCGATGTTGTCGGTGTTATCCGCAAGGCCGATGCCAAGGGCGGCGGTGACGTGAAAATCATGCGTCTTGCCCACAAGGCAGACGGCGGAGGTGCCCGCGTTCAGCACAGCGGCCAGCACATCATCGTTTTCCGCCGACCGCCCGGCGCGTTTGGTCATGCCAAAGGCGGTCATCGTGGCGCGCGTTTTCGGGGCGTCGTCGAAAAACGCGCTGTCGGTGGGATTGGCCCCCGGCCAGCCGCCCTCGATGTAATCCACGCCAAGGCGGTCAAGCGCTTGGGCGATCTGGATTTTCTCCTGCGTGGCAAAGCTCACGCCCTGCGTCTGCTGCCCGTCACGCAGGGTGGTGTCGTAGAGGTAGAGGCGGTCCTTGGTCATTCAGCACCCCCGCGCGGAATCAAGGCACCGCAGGTGCCGCCGCGCAGCGCCCGACCGCCCCCCCGGGCGGGCGCTTTTGCAACGTCGCACATTGCGCGACCGTTCAAGTATTTGGCACCATAAAGCGCCGACCACAGCCGTTGCAGCGCCCCCCCGGCGGTCGGGCACCGCGCGGCTTGTAGGTCGTGTGCGGAACGGCGCATCACTTCAACGCCTCCAGCTTGGCGGGGTCGAAGTTGGGACCGGGAATGAGATCTACACCGTCTTTCGTCATGCGAACTTCGACGCCTGCATCGGTGAGGGCGGATTTCAGCGCATCAACGATGGTGAAGTCTTTGGTCTGCTTAGCTTTCATGCGCTCTTTATCAAGCGTAAGTGAAAGATCGGACAGATCATCGGCATGCTGGGCAATCCAATCCCCCATCCCGTCCTCAAGTAATCCAAGCATCCGTGCTGTAGCCAAAAAACTCCCAGGCGTTACTGTACCTTCCGGAGTATCTATACCGAGTTCAATCGCTCGCGCCATGGCGCGAAGACGTTGGATGACGCCATGCGTGTTTAGATCATCATAAAGCGGTGCGAGTTCAATTTCTTGAACTTGTCCAGTTTCAGCACCTTGAACTAATCCCCGCCATTTTCTTAGAGTCTTCTCTGCCTCTTCGGCCTTCTCCGCCGTCCAATCCATCGGCTTGCGGTAATGCGTGCTCAGGAACACAAACCGGATCACCTCGCCCGGTATCCCCTGATCCAGCAAATCCCGCACGGTAAAGAAATTGCCCAAAGACTTGGACATCTTCTTGCCCTCGACCTGCAGCATCTCGTTATGCAGCCAGACCTTCGCGAATTCTCCCTCGGGGTGCGCGCAGCAGCTTTGCGCGATCTCGTTTTCGTGGTGCGGGAACATCAAATCATTGCCGCCGCCGTGAATATCGAAACTCTCGCCCAAAAGCTCATGCGCCATGGCAGAGCATTCGATATGCCAGCCCGGTCGTCCGCGCCCCCAAGGGCTGTCCCATCCCGGCAAATCATCGCTCGACGGCTTCCAGAGAACGAAATCCATCGGGTTGCGCTTATAGGGGGCCACCTCAACCCGTGCGCCCGCGATCATGTCATCGACCGAGCGGCCCGACAGCTTGCCATATCCCTCGCGCCAGCTATCGACGGCGAAAAGAACATGGCCTTCCGCCTCATAGGCATGGCCCTTGGCGATCAACCCTTCGATCATCGCCACCATCTGCGGAATATACTGCGTGGCGCGCGGCATGTGGTCTGGCTCCAGCGCGCCCAAGGCCGCCATATCGTCGAGAAACCATTGCGTTGTTTCCGCCGTGATCTCGCCAATCGAGCGTCCGCTTTCAGCGGCCCGCGCGTTGATCTTGTCGTCCACATCGGTGAAGTTGCGCACATAGGTCACATGCTCGGCCCCGTAGACATGCCGCAGCAAACGGTAAAGCACGTCAAAGACCACGACGGGCCGCGCATTGCCCAGATGCGCCCGGTCATAGACCGTCGGCCCACAGACATACATGCGCACGTTATCCTTATCGAGAGGCGTGAATTCCTCTTTCCGACGGGTTCGGGTGTTGTGCAGCTTGATCGGTGTCATCTTGTCCTCGCGCGCGGTCCCGCGGCGGGCTTAGCAACTTCGTGATCGCTTGGAAACACAAGACCGGCCCGCCCGAGAAAACTCAGGTGTAAATGCAGCAGATAATACAGGGGGCGGTGCTCATACCCCCTCGTAGCCCCGGCCCTTGCCCCCGTCAAGCGCGACGATCGAGGTCGCATTTGCGACACGCGTCGGATTTGGAACAGACAGGCCAGCCAGAATCATATGCTCTTTGACTATCTGTTGGAGAATATCATGCACCCACGCAGCAAGATCGCGCTCGTTGTCCGCACCATCGGTGCGGAGCGGGGCCGTGCCGCGCGCGGTGGCCCAATGGCGGCCTGAGCAGAGCAAAACCAGCCCGTTCTTTTCCAGCAGGATACCCAAGACATGACCGATACAATTACGCGCCGCGCCGGTGGCCGCGCTGCCCGCCGTGAGGCCCGTTCCAACCCGCTCGCCGCCAATCTGCGCCCCGTCCATCCGGGCCAAGAGGGCGGCACCTATCACCCGCTGAGCAAGGCGCAGATGGACCGCATCCACCACGCCGTGCTGGATGCGCTGGAACAGATCGGCCTTGCCGATGCGCCCCCCTCAGGCGTGGCCTATCTGACAGGGGCCGGCGCGATCCTTGGCTCTGACGGGCGTATCCGGTTCCCACGGGCGCTGATTGAGGACACGATTGCCAAGGCCAACCGCGAGATCACGCTCTTTGGCCGCGATCCGCGCCACGATATGCTGTTGCAGGGCAACCGCGTGCATTACGGCACCGCCGGGGCGGCGGTGCATGTGGTCGAGGTCAACACCCGCACCTACCGCGAAA
The nucleotide sequence above comes from Roseovarius mucosus. Encoded proteins:
- a CDS encoding DMT family transporter — protein: MFIPRASNPGLAALLTVLAAALLAGTTLLAKALGTDTLGPPLHPLQISHGRFLFALLAISVTVALVRPRFTRPDLRTHVKRSGLGWGGVTLMFAAAAYIPLSDATAISFLNPVLGMILAIPLLGERVGPVRWAAAVIALTGAAILIRPGSGVVETGALLALGAALCLGAELIFLKRLSGREGPWQILLVNNAIGLSIATLAVIWVWAPPTPAQWAALAALGVLMALAQMAFVNAMARGDASYVAPFFYTALIFAGLYDGLVFGVWPDITSITGAAVILCGAGLLIWREGRRRRVPVT
- a CDS encoding sterol desaturase family protein, producing MTDALTYPDVVTWAVPFFIAAILAELLWIVIRGRGGRYETRDALTSLLMGAGNVAEGIVLGFVAYGFFMVLWQITPLDLGHSIWVILLCFVLDDLRYYWVHRFGHRIRWVWASHVNHHSSQHYNLTTALRQTWTGTFTFMMIVRAALILLGFHPAMVLFVGGLNLIYQFWIHTEAIGRLPRWVEAVMNTPSHHRVHHGRNPRYLDCNYAGVFIIWDKMFGTFVPELDREKVDYGLVHNLGTFNPLRVALHEWIGIWRDATQPGLTWRERLNYCLMPPGWSHDNSRGTSQTIKARYLATHPEEAGTPGLPSPGTPIR
- a CDS encoding squalene/phytoene synthase family protein; this translates as MSQRFDADLTACADLVRRADPDRFMAAMAAPVAARAVLFPVYAFNLEVARAPWVTQEPMIAEMRLQWWADALDEIAAGGLVRRHEVVTPLAHVLDAPGAALLADLVEARRWDIARDPFEDAAQFTQYIETTSGNLMQAAVRALGPAAPEVARNAGYALGLANWFRAIPALEAAGRKPLVDGRPEAVQALAKDGLVRLRRARRARGQVSHMAGAAFLPLWLAGPLLRQAARDPRAVAEGRLAVAPARARLSLMVRALSGRW
- the cimA gene encoding citramalate synthase — its product is MTKDRLYLYDTTLRDGQQTQGVSFATQEKIQIAQALDRLGVDYIEGGWPGANPTDSAFFDDAPKTRATMTAFGMTKRAGRSAENDDVLAAVLNAGTSAVCLVGKTHDFHVTAALGIGLADNTDNIAKSIAHLVAEGREALFDAEHFFDGYTANPAYALECLRAALEAGARWIVLCDTNGGTLPPQIGRIVSEVIAAGIPGDRLGIHTHDDTGNAVAGSLAAVDAGVRQIQGTLNGLGERCGNANLTTLIPTLLLKEPYASRYETGVSLEGLRSLTAISRQLDEILNRVPLRQAAYVGASAFAHKAGLHASAILKDPSTYEHVDPACVGNQRIIPMSNQAGQSNLRQRLSEAGIVVEPGDPALARLLETIKAREEEGYTYDSAQASFEILARKELGQMPAFFEVKRYKVTVERRKNKYDRMVSLSEAVVVVKVDGDKKLSVSESMDDHGCDRGPVNALAKALAKDLGRYQGQIDDMRLVDFKVRITQGGTEAATRVIIDSEDGQGRRWSTVGVSPNIVDASFEALLDAINWKLLHRQGAA
- the cysS gene encoding cysteine--tRNA ligase, which encodes MTPIKLHNTRTRRKEEFTPLDKDNVRMYVCGPTVYDRAHLGNARPVVVFDVLYRLLRHVYGAEHVTYVRNFTDVDDKINARAAESGRSIGEITAETTQWFLDDMAALGALEPDHMPRATQYIPQMVAMIEGLIAKGHAYEAEGHVLFAVDSWREGYGKLSGRSVDDMIAGARVEVAPYKRNPMDFVLWKPSSDDLPGWDSPWGRGRPGWHIECSAMAHELLGESFDIHGGGNDLMFPHHENEIAQSCCAHPEGEFAKVWLHNEMLQVEGKKMSKSLGNFFTVRDLLDQGIPGEVIRFVFLSTHYRKPMDWTAEKAEEAEKTLRKWRGLVQGAETGQVQEIELAPLYDDLNTHGVIQRLRAMARAIELGIDTPEGTVTPGSFLATARMLGLLEDGMGDWIAQHADDLSDLSLTLDKERMKAKQTKDFTIVDALKSALTDAGVEVRMTKDGVDLIPGPNFDPAKLEALK